One region of Pseudomonas glycinae genomic DNA includes:
- a CDS encoding multidrug efflux RND transporter permease subunit: MKQHKGVSTWCIDHPVATILLTIALVLVGVIAFPRLPIAPLPEAEFPTIQVSAQLPGASPDTMASSVATPLEVQFSAIPGMTQMTSSSALGSTLLTLQFTLDKSIDTAAQEVQAAINTAAGKLPKDMPTLPTWKKVNPADSPVLILSVSSTQMPGTELSDLVETLLARQISQIDGVGQINITGQQRPAIRVQASADKLAAIGLTLADIRVAIQQTSLNLAKGALYGDSSISTLSTNDQLFHPEEYSQLIVSYKDGAPVHLKDVAKVVNGSEDAYVQAWAGDRPGVNLVISRQPGANIVETVDRIQAALPGLEAMLPASVQVKTLIDRTQTIRASLHEVEITLLIAILLVVAVMALFLRQLSATMIVSAVLGVSLTASFALMYLLGFSLNNLTLVAIVVAVGFVVDDAIVVVENIHRHLEAGDSMRDAAIKGAGEIGFTVVSISFSLVAAFIPLLFMGGVVGRLFKEFALTATSTIMISVLVSLTLAPTLAALFMRKPVHHAHDKPGFSERLLGWYEKGLRRALAHQKLMIGVFGISVALAIGGYVFIPKGFFPVQDTGFVLGTTEAAADISYSDMVKKHLAMAEIVAADPAVQAFSHSVGVSGSNQTIANGRFWIALKKRGDRDVSASQFIDRIRPQLMKVPGIVLYLRAGQDINLSSGPSRAQYQYVLKSNDGPTLATWTQKLTEKLRSIPAFRDISNDLQLGGSITHISIDRSAAARFGLTASDVDEALYDAFGQRQINEFQTQVNQYNVILELDTRQRGKAESLNYFYLRSPLSGEMVPLSALARFDAPTIGPLSIAHDGMFPAANLSFNLAPGVALGDAVILLNQAKAEIGMPTAISGNFQGAAQAFQSSLKSQPWLILAALVAVYIILGVLYESFVHPLTIISTLPAAGLGAVIMLWICGQDFSIMALIGLVLLIGIVKKNGILMIDFALEAQRHRGLSPQDAIFEACITRFRPIIMTTLAALLGALPLMLGYGTGAELRQPLGIAVVGGLLVSQMLTLFTTPVIYLWLERLFHKPKPAPVAALATTD, encoded by the coding sequence ATGAAGCAGCACAAAGGCGTTTCGACCTGGTGCATCGATCACCCGGTGGCGACGATTCTGCTGACCATCGCGCTGGTGCTGGTCGGGGTGATTGCCTTCCCGCGCCTGCCGATTGCCCCACTGCCGGAAGCGGAATTTCCGACGATTCAAGTCTCAGCACAGTTACCCGGCGCCAGCCCGGACACCATGGCTTCTTCCGTGGCCACGCCGCTGGAGGTGCAATTCAGCGCCATCCCCGGCATGACCCAGATGACCTCCAGCAGCGCGCTGGGCTCCACGTTGCTGACCCTGCAATTCACCCTCGACAAGAGCATCGACACCGCCGCCCAGGAAGTGCAGGCCGCGATCAACACCGCCGCCGGCAAACTGCCGAAAGACATGCCGACCCTGCCGACCTGGAAGAAGGTCAACCCGGCCGACAGCCCGGTGCTGATCCTCAGCGTCAGCTCCACGCAAATGCCCGGCACTGAACTCAGCGATCTGGTGGAAACCCTGCTCGCGCGTCAGATCAGTCAGATCGACGGTGTAGGCCAGATCAACATCACCGGTCAGCAACGTCCGGCAATTCGCGTACAGGCCTCGGCCGACAAACTGGCGGCCATCGGCCTGACCCTCGCCGATATTCGTGTGGCGATCCAGCAGACCAGCCTCAACCTCGCCAAGGGTGCGTTGTACGGCGACTCAAGCATTTCCACGCTGTCGACCAACGACCAGTTGTTCCACCCCGAGGAATACAGCCAGCTCATCGTTTCCTACAAGGACGGCGCCCCGGTTCACCTCAAGGATGTCGCGAAAGTCGTCAACGGTTCGGAAGATGCCTACGTGCAAGCCTGGGCCGGCGATCGACCGGGCGTGAACCTGGTGATCTCGCGCCAGCCCGGCGCCAACATCGTCGAAACCGTGGACCGGATTCAGGCCGCCCTGCCCGGCCTCGAAGCCATGCTGCCGGCCTCGGTGCAGGTCAAAACCCTGATCGATCGCACCCAGACCATCCGCGCCTCGCTGCATGAAGTGGAAATCACGCTGCTGATCGCGATCCTGCTGGTGGTGGCGGTGATGGCGCTGTTTCTGCGCCAGTTGTCGGCGACGATGATTGTGTCGGCGGTGCTCGGTGTGTCGCTGACCGCCAGTTTCGCGCTGATGTATTTACTCGGCTTCAGTCTGAACAACCTGACGCTGGTGGCCATCGTGGTGGCGGTAGGTTTCGTAGTCGACGACGCCATCGTGGTGGTGGAAAACATTCACCGCCATCTGGAGGCCGGCGACAGCATGCGCGACGCCGCGATCAAGGGCGCCGGCGAGATCGGTTTCACCGTGGTGTCGATCAGTTTCTCGCTGGTGGCGGCGTTCATTCCGCTGCTGTTCATGGGCGGTGTGGTCGGGCGCCTGTTTAAGGAATTCGCCCTGACGGCCACCTCGACCATCATGATTTCCGTGTTGGTATCGCTGACGTTGGCGCCAACACTGGCAGCGCTGTTCATGCGCAAACCGGTGCATCACGCCCATGACAAACCGGGCTTCAGTGAACGCCTGCTCGGCTGGTACGAAAAAGGCCTGCGCCGCGCCCTCGCTCACCAGAAATTGATGATCGGCGTGTTCGGCATTTCCGTGGCGCTGGCGATTGGCGGCTACGTGTTTATCCCCAAGGGTTTCTTCCCGGTGCAGGACACCGGTTTCGTCCTCGGCACCACCGAAGCCGCCGCCGATATCTCCTACAGCGACATGGTGAAAAAACACCTGGCGATGGCCGAAATCGTCGCCGCCGACCCGGCAGTCCAGGCGTTTTCCCACTCGGTCGGCGTGTCCGGCAGCAACCAGACCATCGCCAACGGACGCTTCTGGATTGCCCTGAAAAAACGCGGAGACCGCGATGTTTCGGCCAGCCAGTTCATCGACCGCATTCGTCCGCAACTGATGAAAGTCCCCGGCATCGTGCTTTACCTGCGCGCCGGCCAGGACATCAACCTCAGCTCCGGCCCAAGCCGTGCGCAGTATCAGTACGTGCTCAAGAGCAACGACGGGCCGACCCTCGCCACCTGGACCCAGAAACTCACCGAAAAGCTACGTAGCATCCCGGCGTTCCGTGACATTTCCAACGACCTGCAACTGGGCGGCAGCATCACTCACATCAGCATCGACCGCAGCGCCGCCGCGCGTTTCGGCCTGACGGCGAGTGATGTCGACGAGGCGCTGTACGACGCCTTCGGCCAGCGGCAGATCAACGAGTTCCAGACCCAGGTCAACCAGTACAACGTGATCCTGGAACTGGACACCAGACAGCGCGGCAAGGCCGAAAGCCTCAACTATTTCTACCTGCGCTCGCCGCTGAGCGGAGAAATGGTGCCGCTGTCGGCGCTGGCCCGATTCGACGCACCGACCATCGGCCCGCTGTCCATCGCCCACGACGGCATGTTCCCGGCCGCCAATCTGTCGTTCAACCTGGCGCCCGGCGTGGCACTGGGCGACGCGGTCATCCTGCTCAATCAGGCCAAGGCCGAGATCGGCATGCCGACCGCGATCAGCGGCAACTTCCAGGGTGCGGCCCAGGCGTTCCAGAGTTCGTTGAAAAGTCAGCCATGGCTGATTCTCGCGGCACTGGTGGCGGTGTACATCATCCTTGGCGTGCTCTACGAGAGCTTCGTCCATCCGCTGACGATCATCTCGACCTTGCCGGCGGCGGGTCTCGGCGCGGTGATCATGCTGTGGATCTGCGGGCAGGACTTTTCGATCATGGCGTTGATCGGGTTGGTGCTGCTGATCGGTATCGTGAAGAAGAACGGCATCCTGATGATCGACTTCGCCCTGGAAGCGCAGCGTCATCGCGGCTTGTCGCCGCAGGATGCGATTTTCGAGGCATGTATCACGCGGTTCCGGCCGATCATCATGACCACCCTCGCCGCGCTGCTTGGCGCCCTGCCGCTGATGCTCGGTTACGGCACCGGCGCCGAACTGCGCCAGCCGCTGGGAATCGCAGTGGTGGGTGGGCTGCTGGTCAGCCAGATGCTGACGCTGTTCACCACGCCGGTCATATACTTGTGGCTTGAGCGGCTGTTCCACAAGCCCAAACCTGCGCCCGTCGCGGCGCTGGCAACGACAGACTGA
- a CDS encoding sensor domain-containing diguanylate cyclase: MIASRTPTVPGTTGRSELLLILGSLLSVIAIVCIVTFLLIRERANAQESATRSATTIAQLIDADVLRTVELYDLTLQGLIAAAQRDDLKDVSPQIRHLALFDRSTTARFKGDILLLDKHGEVIADSSRVDPLPGNFADRDYFLAHAFKRDTGMFISRPFKPRCDCDDADQWRISFSRRISSDIGEFLGVAVASMKLDYFDQLFNSLDIGIDSTLNIINNDGILLAQKPYLQSDSIGKSFAARPNVVRILRDSNGNGSFNSISSMDHQQRLYTYSRVGNLPLTVIVALSSEEVFGAWRRTAILISGATGVLCAGLLWLTWLLARELRLRHRAEHELAQLAATDALTGVANRRMLDQSLRHEWFRAQRSGQPLSLLMIDADHFKAFNDRHGHQAGDQALRELARVITANVRRPADLVARYGGEEFSVILAETDSVGAQQIAEHIRAAVEQLPSLNQDQSPMTVSVGISTWTATSEISLEQLLFAADRALYQAKEGGRNQVVVA; the protein is encoded by the coding sequence ATGATCGCGAGCCGCACCCCTACCGTTCCCGGCACGACCGGACGCTCCGAGCTGCTGTTGATCCTTGGCAGCCTGCTGAGCGTGATCGCGATTGTGTGCATCGTGACGTTCCTGCTGATCCGTGAACGCGCCAACGCCCAGGAATCGGCGACCCGTAGCGCTACCACCATCGCCCAGTTGATCGATGCCGATGTGCTGCGCACTGTCGAGCTGTATGACCTGACGCTGCAAGGGCTGATTGCCGCTGCCCAGCGTGACGACCTGAAAGATGTGTCGCCGCAGATCCGCCATCTGGCGTTGTTCGATCGCTCCACCACGGCGCGCTTCAAGGGCGACATCCTGCTGCTCGACAAGCATGGCGAAGTGATCGCCGATTCCTCACGGGTCGATCCGCTGCCAGGCAATTTCGCCGACCGTGACTACTTCCTCGCCCACGCCTTCAAACGCGACACCGGCATGTTCATCAGCCGTCCGTTCAAGCCCCGCTGCGACTGCGATGACGCGGACCAGTGGCGGATCAGTTTCAGTCGGCGCATCTCGTCGGACATCGGCGAGTTCCTCGGCGTGGCCGTGGCGTCGATGAAACTCGATTACTTCGATCAGCTGTTCAACAGCCTCGACATCGGCATCGACAGCACCCTCAACATCATCAATAACGACGGCATCCTGCTGGCACAGAAGCCTTATCTGCAGAGCGATTCGATCGGCAAGAGCTTTGCCGCGCGGCCCAATGTGGTGCGGATCCTGCGCGACAGCAACGGCAATGGCAGTTTCAACAGCATCTCGAGCATGGATCATCAGCAACGGCTGTACACCTACTCGCGGGTCGGCAATCTGCCGCTGACGGTAATCGTTGCCCTGTCCAGCGAGGAAGTGTTCGGCGCGTGGCGACGCACGGCGATCCTGATCAGCGGCGCCACCGGCGTGTTGTGTGCCGGCCTGCTGTGGCTGACCTGGCTGCTCGCCCGGGAGCTGCGCCTGCGGCATCGGGCCGAACATGAACTGGCACAACTCGCCGCAACTGATGCCCTGACCGGGGTCGCCAACCGGCGGATGCTCGACCAGTCGCTGCGCCACGAGTGGTTCCGCGCCCAACGCTCGGGCCAACCCCTGTCATTGCTGATGATCGATGCGGACCACTTCAAGGCCTTCAATGACCGGCATGGACATCAGGCCGGGGATCAGGCGTTGCGTGAACTGGCGAGAGTGATCACCGCCAATGTGCGGCGTCCGGCGGATCTGGTGGCGCGGTATGGCGGTGAGGAGTTTTCGGTGATCCTCGCGGAAACCGACAGCGTCGGGGCGCAGCAGATCGCCGAGCACATTCGTGCAGCGGTGGAGCAATTGCCGAGCCTGAATCAAGACCAGTCACCGATGACCGTGAGCGTCGGTATCAGTACCTGGACGGCGACGAGCGAAATCAGTCTGGAACAACTGTTGTTCGCGGCGGATCGGGCGCTGTATCAGGCCAAGGAAGGTGGCCGGAACCAGGTCGTCGTGGCTTGA
- a CDS encoding heavy metal sensor histidine kinase — MSSNSIALRLSGMFTLVALLVFLLIGGALYQQVDKGLGLLPEAELDARYSVLESALNRYGTPEHWVKINAKLKLLGEEDKRIRFWVVSGNPGYEFGEPDALIRAFAQGPLGMRDLQLPDHPYPLKVLLTELPAKDQRPPLRFMIGIDTETFHQTQHQLLIALVSLAVIGVLLASALGYWVARIGLKPLIKLSQEAQRLAPPLRAGRLRLSPLPPELEQFVDSFNSTLERVEQAYSRLESFNADVAHELRSPLTNLIGQTQVALTRGRSAEHYFEVLQSNLEELERLRSIINDMLFLASADQGSKATKLTSTSLADEVATTLEYLDFILEDAQVQVRVSGDARVQIEIAHLRRALINLLSNAVQHTAPGQVIEVQIAVEDHQVSIGVANPGSPIASEHLPRLFERFYRVDASRSNSGNNHGLGLAIVKAIALMHGGDVFVRSDRGMNTFGIHLPV, encoded by the coding sequence GTGTCCAGTAATTCCATCGCCCTGCGCCTGAGCGGGATGTTCACGCTGGTGGCGCTGCTGGTGTTTTTGTTGATCGGCGGCGCGCTGTATCAACAAGTGGACAAAGGCCTGGGTCTGTTGCCGGAAGCGGAACTGGATGCACGTTACAGCGTGCTCGAATCCGCGCTCAACCGCTATGGCACTCCTGAGCATTGGGTGAAGATCAACGCCAAGCTCAAGCTGCTCGGCGAAGAGGACAAGCGCATCCGTTTCTGGGTGGTCAGCGGCAATCCGGGCTACGAGTTCGGCGAGCCGGATGCCTTGATCCGCGCGTTCGCCCAAGGCCCGCTGGGCATGCGCGATCTGCAACTGCCCGACCATCCCTACCCGCTGAAAGTGCTGCTCACAGAACTGCCGGCCAAGGATCAGCGCCCGCCCCTGCGCTTCATGATCGGCATCGACACCGAGACCTTTCATCAGACCCAGCATCAGTTGCTGATCGCGCTGGTGAGTCTGGCGGTGATCGGTGTGCTGCTGGCGTCGGCATTGGGTTACTGGGTGGCGCGGATCGGCCTCAAGCCGCTGATCAAACTGTCCCAGGAAGCCCAGCGTCTGGCGCCGCCGTTGCGGGCCGGGCGCCTGCGTCTGTCGCCGTTGCCGCCGGAACTCGAGCAATTTGTCGACTCGTTCAACTCGACGCTGGAGCGGGTTGAACAGGCTTATTCTCGGCTCGAATCCTTCAACGCCGACGTGGCCCATGAGCTGCGCTCGCCGCTGACCAACCTGATCGGCCAGACCCAGGTCGCCCTGACGCGCGGGCGCTCTGCCGAGCATTATTTCGAAGTGCTGCAATCCAACCTCGAAGAGCTGGAACGCCTGCGCTCGATCATCAACGATATGCTGTTCTTGGCCAGCGCCGATCAGGGCAGTAAAGCCACCAAACTGACCTCAACGTCGCTGGCCGATGAAGTGGCGACCACCCTCGAATACCTCGACTTCATTCTCGAAGATGCGCAGGTCCAGGTGCGGGTAAGCGGCGACGCGCGGGTACAGATCGAGATCGCCCATCTGCGCCGGGCCTTGATCAATCTGTTGAGCAACGCGGTACAACACACCGCGCCGGGACAAGTGATCGAGGTGCAGATCGCGGTCGAGGACCATCAGGTCAGCATCGGCGTAGCCAACCCCGGTTCGCCGATTGCCAGCGAGCATTTACCGCGCTTGTTCGAGCGTTTCTACCGGGTCGATGCGTCGCGCAGCAACAGTGGCAACAATCACGGGTTGGGGCTGGCGATCGTCAAGGCGATCGCGTTAATGCACGGCGGCGATGTGTTTGTGCGCAGTGATCGCGGGATGAACACCTTCGGGATCCACCTTCCGGTCTGA
- a CDS encoding efflux RND transporter periplasmic adaptor subunit translates to MQIQKKKALLATLLIALAAAGLWYAYKPAPAKLATPTAIPVRVVAVSEKDVPRYTSGIGSVLSLHSVVVRPQIDGILTKLLVKEGQLVKQGDLLATIDDRSIRASLDQARAQLGESQAQLQVALVNLKRYKLLSVDDGVSKQTYDQQQALVNQLKATAQGNQAAIDAAQVQLSYTQIRSPVTGRVGIRTVDEGNFLRMTDTQGLFTVTQIDPIAVEFSLPQQMLPTLQGLISDPQRAQVKAYIGADTDGETGNLLGEGHLTLIDNQINANTGTIRAKAEFDNPNQKLWPGLLVTVKIQTALDKDALVVPPTVVQRGLDQHFVYRVNGDKVEAVQVQMVYQGSGQDIIKGVKPGDVLVSDGQSRLKPGSTVQVMSEPPQVVQAEPKP, encoded by the coding sequence ATGCAAATCCAGAAGAAAAAGGCCCTGCTCGCCACCCTGCTGATCGCCCTCGCAGCCGCCGGTCTGTGGTACGCATACAAACCCGCCCCGGCCAAACTCGCAACCCCCACCGCCATCCCGGTGCGAGTCGTCGCCGTCAGCGAAAAAGACGTCCCCCGCTACACCAGCGGCATCGGCTCGGTTCTCTCGCTGCACAGCGTCGTGGTGCGCCCACAGATCGACGGCATCCTCACCAAACTCCTGGTCAAAGAGGGCCAGTTGGTCAAACAGGGCGACCTGCTCGCCACCATCGACGACCGCTCGATCCGCGCCAGCCTCGACCAGGCCCGGGCGCAACTGGGCGAAAGCCAGGCGCAACTGCAAGTCGCTTTGGTCAACCTCAAGCGCTACAAACTGCTCAGCGTCGACGACGGTGTATCGAAGCAGACCTACGACCAGCAGCAGGCACTGGTCAACCAGCTCAAGGCCACCGCCCAGGGCAATCAGGCCGCGATTGACGCGGCACAGGTACAACTTTCCTACACCCAGATTCGTTCCCCGGTCACCGGCCGCGTCGGGATTCGCACGGTCGACGAAGGCAACTTCCTGCGCATGACCGACACCCAGGGTCTGTTCACCGTGACCCAGATCGACCCGATCGCCGTCGAGTTTTCCCTGCCCCAGCAAATGCTGCCGACCCTGCAAGGTCTGATCAGCGATCCGCAGCGCGCACAGGTCAAGGCCTACATCGGCGCCGACACCGACGGCGAAACCGGCAACCTGCTCGGCGAAGGTCACCTGACCCTGATCGATAACCAGATCAACGCCAACACCGGCACCATCCGCGCCAAGGCCGAGTTCGACAACCCCAACCAGAAACTCTGGCCCGGCCTGCTGGTGACGGTAAAGATTCAGACAGCACTGGATAAAGATGCGCTGGTGGTTCCGCCCACTGTCGTACAACGCGGACTCGATCAACACTTCGTGTACCGGGTCAACGGCGACAAGGTTGAAGCGGTGCAGGTGCAGATGGTTTATCAGGGCAGCGGTCAGGACATCATCAAGGGCGTGAAACCCGGCGACGTGTTGGTCAGTGATGGCCAGTCGCGGCTCAAGCCCGGTTCGACCGTGCAGGTCATGAGCGAACCGCCGCAGGTGGTGCAAGCGGAGCCCAAGCCATGA
- a CDS encoding heavy metal response regulator transcription factor, translated as MRVLIIEDEEKTADYLHRGLTEQGYTVDRARDGVEGLHLALESDYAVIVLDVMLPGLDGFGVLRALRARKQTPVIMLTARERVEDRIRGLRDGADDYLGKPFSFLELVVRLQALTRRSGGHEPVQVSIADLWIDLISRKATRAGTRLDLTAKEFSLLSVLARRQGEILSKTAIAEMVWDINFDSDANVVEVAIKRLRAKLDGPFDEKLLHTIRGMGYVLESRGVQ; from the coding sequence ATGCGCGTTCTGATTATCGAAGACGAAGAGAAAACCGCGGACTACCTGCACCGCGGCCTGACGGAACAGGGTTACACCGTGGATCGGGCCCGCGACGGCGTCGAGGGCCTGCATCTGGCGCTGGAAAGCGACTACGCGGTGATCGTTCTCGACGTGATGCTGCCGGGCCTCGACGGCTTCGGCGTGCTGCGCGCGTTGCGTGCGCGCAAGCAGACACCGGTGATCATGCTCACCGCCCGCGAACGGGTCGAAGACCGGATCCGCGGCCTGCGCGACGGCGCCGACGATTACCTCGGCAAACCGTTCTCCTTCCTCGAACTGGTGGTGCGCCTGCAAGCGCTGACCCGGCGCAGTGGCGGCCACGAACCGGTGCAAGTGAGCATCGCCGATCTGTGGATCGATCTGATCAGCCGCAAGGCCACCCGCGCCGGCACCCGGCTGGATCTGACCGCGAAGGAGTTTTCGCTGCTCAGCGTGCTGGCCCGGCGTCAGGGCGAAATCCTCTCGAAAACCGCGATTGCGGAAATGGTCTGGGACATCAATTTCGACAGCGACGCCAACGTGGTCGAAGTCGCGATCAAACGCCTGCGGGCCAAGCTCGACGGGCCGTTCGACGAGAAACTGCTGCACACCATACGTGGCATGGGATATGTGCTGGAGAGCCGTGGTGTCCAGTAA
- a CDS encoding OprD family porin, with amino-acid sequence MRYPVRFTPLFIAIAATIAPTAHAAESEKQGFVEGASLNLNARNYYMNRNRLQQTDDNIEWGQGFLGKFESGYTEGTVGFGLDAHAMLGLKLDGGGGTDNSSILPVSDGSGKAPGSFSTAGGTLKMRAFDTELKAGDLFLANPVIAGGETRMLPQTFRGLSLTNHSFDGWMIEGGQASFTKPYNQSGHKRIGTSYGTLADGDKSQHLNWAGVAWSGVEGLTSSLYASELKDIWNQYYYDLDYTRALNDRVTFNPGLHFYHTQDTGDALLGNIDNNTYSLHFTVGIGSHSVTAAYQRVNGNTPFDYISQGDSVYLDNSQQYSDFNGPNERSWKLKYAYDFAGVGLPGLTSSLSYSRGTLDLTKVDPHSKGYASWYSAEGRNAKHWERDIDLKYVVQSGQAKDLAVRLQWATNRGGNGYGAIDTDTDEYRVIIDYPINVF; translated from the coding sequence GTGCGTTACCCAGTTCGCTTCACCCCGCTGTTCATTGCAATTGCCGCAACGATTGCCCCCACTGCCCACGCCGCCGAATCCGAGAAACAGGGTTTCGTCGAAGGCGCGAGCCTCAACCTCAATGCCCGCAACTACTACATGAACCGCAACCGTCTGCAGCAGACGGACGACAACATCGAGTGGGGCCAGGGTTTCCTCGGCAAATTCGAGTCGGGTTACACCGAAGGCACGGTCGGTTTCGGCCTCGATGCCCACGCCATGCTCGGTCTGAAGCTCGACGGCGGTGGCGGCACCGACAACTCCAGCATCCTGCCGGTCAGCGACGGCAGCGGCAAAGCGCCGGGCTCGTTCTCCACGGCGGGCGGCACCCTGAAAATGCGTGCGTTCGATACCGAGCTGAAGGCCGGCGACCTGTTCCTTGCCAACCCGGTGATCGCCGGTGGCGAGACGCGCATGCTGCCGCAGACCTTTCGCGGCCTCAGCCTGACCAACCACAGCTTCGACGGCTGGATGATCGAAGGTGGTCAGGCCAGCTTCACCAAACCATACAATCAGAGCGGCCACAAACGCATCGGCACCTCTTACGGCACCCTAGCCGACGGCGACAAGAGCCAGCACCTGAACTGGGCCGGCGTGGCCTGGAGTGGTGTCGAAGGCCTGACCAGCAGCCTGTATGCCTCCGAGTTGAAGGACATCTGGAACCAGTACTACTACGACCTCGACTACACCAGGGCACTGAATGATCGGGTGACCTTCAACCCGGGCCTGCACTTCTATCACACCCAGGACACCGGCGACGCGCTGCTGGGCAACATCGACAACAACACCTACAGCCTGCATTTCACCGTGGGCATCGGCAGCCACAGCGTTACCGCCGCGTATCAGCGGGTCAACGGCAACACGCCGTTCGATTACATCAGCCAGGGTGACAGCGTTTACCTCGACAACTCGCAGCAGTATTCGGACTTCAACGGCCCGAACGAGCGTTCGTGGAAGCTCAAGTACGCCTACGACTTCGCCGGCGTCGGCTTGCCGGGTCTGACCTCGTCGCTGTCCTACTCGCGCGGCACGCTGGACCTGACCAAGGTCGATCCGCACAGCAAGGGTTACGCTTCGTGGTACAGCGCCGAAGGTCGCAACGCCAAGCACTGGGAACGCGACATCGACCTCAAGTACGTGGTGCAAAGCGGACAGGCCAAAGACCTCGCGGTACGCCTGCAATGGGCGACCAACCGCGGCGGCAACGGTTACGGCGCAATCGATACGGACACCGATGAATACCGTGTGATCATCGACTACCCGATCAACGTCTTCTAA
- the lpxC gene encoding UDP-3-O-acyl-N-acetylglucosamine deacetylase, with amino-acid sequence MIKQRTLKNIIRATGVGLHSGEKVYLTLKPAPVDTGIVFRRADLDPVVEIPARAANVGETTMSTTLVNGDVKVDTVEHLLSAMAGLGIDNAYVELSASEVPIMDGSAGPFVFLIQSAGLEEQDAAKKFIRILREVTVEDGDKRATFVPFEGFKVSFEIDFDHPVFRDRTQSASVDFSSTSFVKEVSRARTFGFMSDIEYLRKHNLALGGSVENAIVVDADGVLNEDGLRYEDEFVKHKILDAIGDLYLLGNSLIGEFKGFKSGHALNNQLLRKLIEQKDAWEVVTFEDASTAPISYMRPVAAV; translated from the coding sequence ATGATTAAACAACGCACACTGAAAAATATTATCCGTGCCACCGGTGTAGGTCTGCACTCCGGGGAGAAGGTTTACCTGACCCTCAAGCCTGCACCTGTCGACACCGGGATCGTCTTTCGTCGTGCCGATCTCGATCCGGTTGTCGAGATACCGGCTCGCGCGGCCAACGTCGGCGAGACAACCATGTCGACGACGCTGGTCAACGGTGACGTGAAGGTAGACACGGTGGAGCACTTGCTCTCGGCCATGGCTGGCCTGGGCATCGATAACGCCTACGTCGAGCTCTCCGCGTCTGAAGTCCCGATCATGGATGGCAGCGCTGGACCTTTCGTATTCCTGATTCAATCGGCTGGCCTGGAAGAACAGGACGCCGCCAAGAAATTCATCCGCATCCTGCGTGAAGTGACAGTGGAAGACGGCGACAAGCGCGCCACTTTCGTCCCTTTCGAAGGGTTCAAGGTGAGCTTCGAGATCGATTTCGATCACCCGGTTTTCCGGGATCGCACCCAAAGTGCAAGCGTGGATTTTTCCAGCACTTCGTTCGTAAAAGAAGTCAGCCGCGCCCGTACTTTCGGTTTCATGAGTGACATCGAGTACCTGCGCAAGCACAACCTCGCACTCGGCGGCAGCGTGGAAAACGCGATCGTGGTCGATGCCGATGGCGTACTGAACGAAGACGGCCTTCGCTACGAAGACGAATTCGTGAAGCACAAGATCCTCGATGCGATTGGCGACCTGTACCTGCTGGGCAACAGCCTGATTGGTGAGTTCAAGGGCTTCAAGTCCGGCCACGCACTGAACAACCAGCTGCTGCGCAAGTTGATTGAGCAGAAAGATGCCTGGGAAGTCGTGACGTTCGAAGACGCCAGCACTGCACCAATCTCTTACATGCGCCCGGTTGCGGCGGTGTAA